The Epinephelus lanceolatus isolate andai-2023 chromosome 14, ASM4190304v1, whole genome shotgun sequence genome has a window encoding:
- the vgll3 gene encoding transcription cofactor vestigial-like protein 3 — translation MSCLDVMYHQSYGAHYLPAAAYKATYYNHHHQQQQKRLSVYSKMQECMEQQQQQQQGGGRGMLSRDQGLRQGSAAPVTDSGRRSTSSSELKDSTQPAEAEYLSSRCVLFTYFQGDIGDVVDEHFSRALSQSSTFNSETKPIRVTQPSPSAAAGLWKDGASLSEGQSSSMWNTTYPSQASPCLPSVSVSVHPDFSSSPVSFNHPDGALWADHVLSQASLPPPAALSDSWTYSLSPQSTSGYPNVHNVYHPHPHPHIHTRHHHPMLHSYPSHSPALDPRFNPLLLPGVRNQNQPTTSAGSSPHSEGVKTEMDPGSNSPVTATSVTWTPPALHGSLEVYDSALDQTKAKTSVWF, via the exons ATGAGTTGCCTGGATGTAATGTACCACCAAAGCTATGGGGCGCACTACCTCCCTGCAGCGGCGTACAAGGCGACCTACTATAACCACCATCACCAGCAACAACAG AAGAGGCTGAGTGTTTACAGTAAGATGCAGGAGTGTAtggaacagcagcagcagcagcagcaaggaggaggaagggggatGCTCTCCAGGGATCAGGGCCTCCGGCAGGGTTCTGCAGCACCAGTGACCGACTCAGGCCGTAGATCCACATCCAGCTCAGAGCTCAAGGACAGTACTCAACCAGCAGAGGCGGAGTACTTGAGCTCCCGGTGTGTTTTGTTCACCTACTTCCAAGGCGATATTGGTGACGTGGTAGATGAGCACTTCTCCCGCGCTCTCAGCCAGTCCAGCACCTTCAACAGCGAGACCAAACCGATCAGAGTGACTCAGCCGTCTCCTTCAGCCGCTGCTGGCTTATGGAAAG ATGGTGCATCTCTCTCTGAGGGTCAGAGCAGCTCAATGTGGAACACCACCTATCCATCCCAGGCCAGCCCGTGCCtcccatctgtctctgtctcggTCCACCCGGACTTCTCCTCCAGCCCCGTTTCCTTCAACCACCCAGATGGAGCTCTGTGGGCCGACCACGTGCTCTCCCAGGCCAGCCTCCCGCCTCCGGCTGCCCTTTCGGATAGCTGGACCTACAGCCTGAGCCCCCAGAGCACAAGCGGTTACCCCAACGTCCACAACGTCTACCATcctcacccccacccccacatcCACACCCGGCACCACCACCCCATGCTTCATTCATACCCTTCCCACAGCCCAGCATTGGATCCCAGGTTTAATCCTCTGCTGCTGCCCGGCGTCAGGAACCAGAACCAGCCGACCACCAGCGCAGGGAGCTCCCCACACAGCGAGGGGGTGAAGACGGAGATGGACCCCGGCAGCAACAGCCCCGTCACGGCTACCTCTGTCACCTGGACCCCTCCAGCCCTCCATGGATCCTTGGAGGTGTATGACTCAG CTCTCGATCAGACCAAAGCAAAGACGTCAGTTTGGTTCTAA